The Branchiostoma floridae strain S238N-H82 chromosome 10, Bfl_VNyyK, whole genome shotgun sequence genome has a segment encoding these proteins:
- the LOC118424478 gene encoding leucine-rich repeat-containing protein 4-like, translated as MPLLTDISVKNNRLQSIPERLDVITHSRILDISNNPIKSLPGGQFTSLNSLLKLDISNISAIQDGGLAPDALTGLHSLVELRVENNQLNKVPSQALSAVKQTQILSLSHNKIETLDESDFVSVSNVSNLQLASNMLAKVSEKALRPFTNLTQLDLSGNPLVHIPDWSFGNSTTLSSLRLSNAKLSVIDPAAFHGLKGVHSIDVTNNNLTWLPGDLLKYDRAFPIYLYADQGNPWYCDCQMKPFSQAVNVPGQSVITNIHCSGPEKFKGRNLGDIPLANLTCDCEHQEAPSVDTSGSDNSTAVGQPAKLTCKVSGCPTAHVFWTTPRGFVISPHLTEYPGYDVQDDGTLVITATVAEDAGNYICMAANYLGKAEQSHKLKLDIIET; from the exons ATGCCTTTGTTGACAGATATATCAGTAAAAAACAACCGTCTGCAGTCCATACCCGAAAGACTGGACGTAATAACACATTCCCGGATTCTCGATATTTCAAACAATCCTATCAAGAGTCTACCCGGGGGACAATTTACATCTCTAAACTCCCTTCTGAAACTGGACATTTCGAACATTTCtgcaatccaagatggcggacttgcACCTGATGCCTTGACCGGACTCCACAGTTTGGTTGAACTTAGGGTTGAAAATAACCAGCTGAACAAAGTACCCTCTCAGGCACTTTCCGCGGTAAAGCAGACTCAAATTCTGAGTCTTAGCCATAATAAGATAGAGACTCTTGACGAAAGCGACTTTGTTTCCGTCTCAAACGTATCTAATCTACAGCTTGCTAGTAACATGTTAGCAAAGGTATCCGAGAAAGCTCTTCGTCCCTTCACAAACTTGACCCAACTTGACCTCTCAGGAAATCCTCTGGTACACATCCCTGATTGGTCGTTTGGAAACTCGACAACGCTTTCCAGCTTGCGCTTGAGCAATGCCAAATTGTCAGTCATTGACCCCGCAGCGTTCCATGGTCTAAAAGGTGTGCATTCTATCGACGTTACCAACAACAATCTAACATGGCTGCCAGGTGACCTCTTAAAATATGACCGCGCTTTTCCGATTTACCTGTATGCGGACCAGGGGAATCCTTGGTACTGTGACTGTCAGATGAAGCCATTTTCACAGGCCGTTAACGTTCCAGGTCAGTCAGTTATTACGAATATCCACTGTTCTGGTCCTGAAAAGTTTAAAGGTCGAAATTTGGGAGACATTCCTCTGGCAAACCTCACCTGTGACTGTGAGCATCAGGAGGCGCCCTCTGTCGACACATCAGGGAGTGACAATAGCACTGCTGTCGGTCAACCCGCAAAACTTAC GTGTAAAGTGAGCGGCTGCCCGACGGCCCACGTCTTTTGGACCACCCCAAGGGGCTTTGTGATCTCTCCTCACCTCACTGAGTATCCCGGATATGACGTACAGGACGACGGAACTCTCGTTATCACGGCTACCGTTGCTGAGGATGCCGGGAACTACATTTGCATGGCGGCCAACTACCTTGGGAAGGCTGAACAGAGTCACAAGCTTAAGCTAGATATTATTGAGACGTAG
- the LOC118424479 gene encoding L-rhamnose-binding lectin ELEL-1-like (The sequence of the model RefSeq protein was modified relative to this genomic sequence to represent the inferred CDS: added 11 bases not found in genome assembly), with product MKTFVVLAFVLAAFFAPSEQLNIVTCEHRTMVLTCGAEEEMVVVAANYGRTSSSPCGGPIQNLRCYAGNSLRIVRNDCNGKSACRVTASNAVFGDPCVGTFKYLEVSYYCRRPL from the exons ATGAAGACGTTTGTGGTCCTGGCGTTCGTGTTGGCAGCTTTCTTCGCTCCAAGCGAACAAC TGAACATCGTGACCTGTGAGCATCGGACCATGGTCCTGACGTGCGGGGCCGAGGAGGAGATGGTGGTGGTAGCCGCCAACTACGGCCGGACCTCCTCCTCTCCCTGCGGGGGACCCATCCAGAACCTGCGCTGTTACGCCGGCAACAGTCTCCGGATCGTCCGTAACGACTGTAACGGGAAGAGTGCCTGCAGGGTCACTGCAAGTAATGCCGTCTTTGGAGACCCTTGCGTGGGGACCTTCAAGTACCTGGAAGTCAGCTACTACTGCAGGC